aaactactcaatatttttttaaaagctctcatagaaatgtttaaatatgaataaagaaaacttcaacccaacTTTAGgtctgtatcacatgccaatataaagttataagcttttgaactaaacaagcttactaaaacaagaaactgaaaaggcgaaggaaaacaaagtgaaagcttagtaactactaaaccactaaatattttttaaaaagctctcactgaaatgtttacatatgtatgaagaaaacttcattcaaattttaggcctgtatcacatgtcaatataaagttatagggattttaagtaaacaaactgtaacaaaaacaatgaacggaaaaagcgcgagcagaaatatcaagcttagtaactttgttttatctaagcctttcatgtaatttacctgctgaatgaaaaatataaccatctttcaatgtgttactacatataactttaacattactaataaaattaattattttattcacttttagaaaagtcaacatggttgtgttgtgtacccaactgctgaccaggcttcagagaagtacacagtaataaaaacaatggtgtttgcaaacattgagcaacacagttataggtttagttagttatatagaagttcagtgtccactagcttcatggtttttgccatctttggtcttttgctgtctaacatttagtgatgatgtcacatattgcttccaatttttgcgagcatctactgaagtagcagcattagtaggaaacactctcatctttcttagccttcagttgcagggtgatgggatgaacatcaattaaagaaattatttcaaaagcttataggggagtataaccaattcttgcagccctatgctccactgggggcaaataggaataagaataacctattcatgaaatctagagatacatcactggtgcaccagaatttaagcagctgctcatgttctgttcctctgtatgctaggattattttatgaattacctctgtagtcacatggattaaagatggttgatttttgtggctagggggtatcttattttctgtcaaagatttctgggaaaagcactatagctgtctggccttttagggggctgacaatgatgtgctctctagacactgaatggcttcaaacttgactagatagcagttttcattgtttgttaggaatgctatacataattgtcttcacattctgtttgttacatttggttggagtaagaccatccaacccccacccaacctttgttttctgtgcaaatgatgtaagctctgtttccctacattcctgacaaagtacataaataactagcattgcaagttgactcaaatgtgtaaatgttcgcatctagtcctgattactaccgagatttgcagcagaaatgaaaacttcgctttattttcagctcgcttaccacatgactgatggtgttttcgacagccgaattcggttcactaagttactttttttagctgctacgacggtctaagaatgtccacgtggtttttatttttttgcacgtggtattgtgagaagaaatgagcgtctgacagtcacaatgaacatttaatatcaacgttaatgtcttagaaaagaaaatatcccagaactagctttgacttgctgtcgccattgtttatacatccggaggccatgacagttgccttgtgggatacccgagcacagccgaagcgtgttcgtgtgccctatgaccccgtctaggtcggcattagtgaattctgattggctatatgcaaagtatgttacgcatgcgtccatataaggaagtttccgaccctttgtgtcgtctagaaaagagcttgtatcatagcttggggccttctaagggttttgactcagcctttgtttgaaaattcatgtcatgacctttcgaccgatatacgatgtgacacagttgcccacgtggcgaggtgtgttgctatgtctcaaacattctctattctcgctaattctgcgctcgggaaaagtaaataggatagaagtagatgttttcattgacaaaatagacatatttctagattattctatgaaaaaccacttggcgagtgaatagaacaaaatatgaactttgacagtatgaagtaatctgaaaatggccaaaatgaaaaaattttgacaatttttcgaccggtgtctggcctttagccttggtggtccgccatagcttttacttaagtaaagtggtccgcggtccgaaaaactttgagaaccactgtactAGAGTTACGTTCCCATTAGCACATTTAAGGCATGCGAGCTTGAGCAGCGCACGTAAATGTCATAGGAgtgatttaaaatttgtttaaaactgtGTTTCTTTAGAACAGCTTTAGGGTTTAGAAAATATTATTCAAATAAGTCAAAAGTGTACATCGGAAAAGGACCAAGAGGTATAATTACTCATAATAATCTTAACCCACTTAACGCGTGCGGGCTAGAAACTTAGCAAACCATTAAAAAGATCACTTCTCAGTATTACAGTTGGGTACAGGGTACTCACATACATCCTCTCTGTGTCAGTGTATATTGCAGAGCCAGAAATGTGACCATCATCCCCAGTGTTACGACCAAACAGATGAAaagttttgttccttttatcCTATAAAAAAGATTGTCCAGACCTCCGCACCTCCTGGACTAATGGAGATAAATAACAAAGGCTTGTTTAAGGTCAAACGGTTAAACAAAACTTCTTCCTGTCCAGAGACTCATTTCCAGTGTCCTAATGGGTACTGTGTCCCTGTGTATGTCCGTTGCAACGGTGTATTCGACTGTCCCGGGAAAGGGGACGAAGCTGACTGCGAGACCTACACCTGTCCCGGCTACTACCGATGTCGCGGCTCGCGCGTGTGCGTGCACGCTGACCACCTATGTGACACCTGGCCGCAGTGTCCGCAGGCAGACGACGAGCTGTTGTGTAACCTGACTTGTCCTGACACCTGTGTGTGTCACGGCCTGGCCTTCACCTGCACAGGCAGCTTCCCCGCCAACCAGTATCTCGACCTGAAGTTTCTCGACGCCCGTGGCTCGGCCATGACCTTTAGTGACTTGAGCGACAACACGATGCTGATTCACCTCAGTCTGGCCCAGTGTGGCCTCACGCATGCGCCGAGCGTGGGGTTCCCCAACCTGCGCTCACTGGATCTGAGCGACAACCTTCTTCACTCCATCAGCAGTGACTTACTGGATAAGCTGCCCAGACTGGAGACCTTGTCCCTCGCGGACAACCCTCTCACGTCCCTGCTTCCTACAGGACCCACACCCACTGTGTACTCAACTCTTCATGCTCTTGACCTTTCCGGCGTGAAGATACCTGAGCTGAACGACTCCATCTCCAAGACTTTCCCTAACATCAGACATTTAAACTTGACAAACGCGCAAGTAGAGCGTGTTACAGACGACAgtctgttgctgctgacacagtTACAAACACTTGACCTGAGAGGATGTCCCCTGTCATCATTCTCATCACGTGTGTTCAGACCTTTGAGCAAGCTTCATGCTGTGTATGCCGACACTTACAGGATGTGCTGTCCAGCCAACCTTCCTGAAAACTTTGACCTCAATCAGTGTGTGTCGCCACCAGACAGAATTTCCTCCTGCGATTCTCTTCTGGGCTCGACTGTGCTTCGAGCGAGTGTGTCCGTCTACACCATTGTTGCTGTGACTGGAAACACACTTATCTTGCTGCACCACACCTACATAAGGAAAGTAGACATGGCTGTGTGCTTTAACACGCTGCTAATAAATCTGTGTGTGGCTGATCTTATGATGGGCGTGTACTTGACGATAATTAGTGTTGCTGACCAGGCCTTCCTCGGCCACTACCTGTGGATGGACGTGGCTTGGAGAAATGGCGCTGCCTGCAGGTTGGCCGGGTTCCTGGCTGTTCTTTCCAGACAAGCCTCAGCTTTTATTGTCTGCCTCATTACTCTAGATCGTTTACTCGCTATTGTGTTTCCGGTCAGTTCTGCTCGATTTCGCCGGAGTGCGGGCTGGATGGTCTGTACACTGAGCTGGGTGGCAGGACTGTGTGTTGCTAGTTTATCTGTGTTACAAGCCCCGTCATCCGACACCATGTACAGTCAGAGTGGACTCTGCATCCCGCTACCTACAGATAGGTTAGACAACCGGAAGGAAATCGTCGCTCTTAAAGtcgtatttgtttttaatcttcttCTTGTCCTCTTAATCGTTTTTGGCAACGTTTTCATATTCTGGACAGTTTTCTCCACAAACTTGCTGTTTTCAGACACTAGACCAAAGTCGAGAGAACTGATCATCGCGAGGAGAGTTAACCTCCTTGATGCAGTGGATGCTACTTGTTGGTGTATAAACTTGTTTGgacttttaccttttctttccaGTAATGTTGGAGTCAACctgattatttttgtcttgccTCTACCTTCTGTTCTCAACCCCCTCTTGTATtcttacagttttatttcagaacatatggagaaaaagagagaagaagaactGAGGAAATGGCTTCAGTTAGAAAGTAGGCAAAAAGATTTAGGCAGAAAAACATGTCGCAAGAAATGTTCAAACTCAAGTGGAATTGATTATCaataagaaacttttattttgcttgacTACTTGTTCTCCTTTTATTTTGGCATAGCGGGAGCTGACAGGATTTCACCTGGCTGAATTCTGCAGAACAAAGGCCTATTCGTCTCCTGCCGACTTGTTTAAATTACTGTGGATGCAGACAACATTGATATTGTTTTGTAGGACAGTGGAAATGTTGGAGCGGCTCAGGACGATCAGATTTTGTATTTGCAGACCGCTATTTCAATCGCACTTCTTTGTAAGCTTAAACTCAGTAGTGACTTATTACCAGAATTTCAACCAACTGTTACACAATAACATTTAAAGCAAGAAGTTGGCTACATCAGTATGCTGAGTGCTCATTATTTATCTTAAAACTGTTCGTAAAGATTTACGATCCTTGTGTCAGTTTATCTAGATTCTAgacaatatttacataaaaggcTCTTAGAGATGCAGATAAACGTAAATCGCGTTAGTGGACATTTTCGgttttaacaaaaaggaaattGCTTGCAACATGAATTTTTATGATTGCCAGTGTAAATACACCTTGAGCATTGTAAGTGAAAGTAGTTGTTTTATAAGTTacagtgtatgtgtttatataaatatatatctgtgtattttgtattattgtaaagcaaaacaataaaaataaattaaataagtaTACAGTGATGTAGTCCATCCATAAACATAATGTACATTAATGACTGATTTCATAACTTATTGTGCAAAACGATCCTACActatgtaactgtgctttcatatatatatataaatttatgctCAGATGCTTAAACAGTATTCCAGTGTTTTGTGCCTCTTAGGACGTTTTTATTAGCAAATCTATTTTTTACAGAATCACATACAAAGTTTCATTGACGAGTGCAAGTACAGGTAGACTTTGATGAGGTTTGCCTACTGTCAGTTGAACTTACATACCACATTTTAATCATTCCTGCAAAGTGTCAGCCTGAATACAGGTACCAATGATCAATCAGACCCACGAGGATGATGGATCACTGTACATGTTATATGTtatgatttatgtttttgtgactATAAAGTTTTGTAATGTGTGCAGGTGACTAATATATTTTCTGGCGTGTGTGTGGGCAAACAGGGATAGGGGGAAGGGAGTAGTGGCATGTgagtgggtggtgggtggttgtGAGCTTTGCAGTGGCGCAGGAAAATGtttgtgggggagggggcaaTTTCCACGCTTACATTATGAAAACaaagtgtgcacacacacactggtaacatcacaacacatgttgctttcagtgttaaaagaacaaaacaacactaaacaagaatgaaaattCACTGAAAAAGGACTCATTCTGCAATTTCGATCACAAAAATGATGTAATATTCAGAATATTGTTCAAGAATCGCAAGTCAATGTgcttaaaacaacaacaacaataacaaaaacacaaataaaacaaaaacaaaacaaataccttCTTCTTTTACTTCATCCAGATTTAGCAGATGAACCATGTCTGTAAACACATGCATAACGAGGCAGTCAAACGCGTGTATAATGCAACTTCTGAGCTATGTTCTTATTCGGCAGtaaaactgcgttctgcagttgCTATGGTGACTGGGGCAGTTAGTGTCTGACTCTACTAACTGAGATAAAATAACTCTGGCGATTGGCTGAACTGTCATATTAGTTTGAGATCCGCCAACGGGAACTGCGTCTCTGTAGACGTACCCGTCGTGAGAAAGTGACTGACGGGAACGCGAATGCACGGGCAGTAACTGCATT
This is a stretch of genomic DNA from Pomacea canaliculata isolate SZHN2017 linkage group LG3, ASM307304v1, whole genome shotgun sequence. It encodes these proteins:
- the LOC112559949 gene encoding G-protein coupled receptor GRL101-like: MEINNKGLFKVKRLNKTSSCPETHFQCPNGYCVPVYVRCNGVFDCPGKGDEADCETYTCPGYYRCRGSRVCVHADHLCDTWPQCPQADDELLCNLTCPDTCVCHGLAFTCTGSFPANQYLDLKFLDARGSAMTFSDLSDNTMLIHLSLAQCGLTHAPSVGFPNLRSLDLSDNLLHSISSDLLDKLPRLETLSLADNPLTSLLPTGPTPTVYSTLHALDLSGVKIPELNDSISKTFPNIRHLNLTNAQVERVTDDSLLLLTQLQTLDLRGCPLSSFSSRVFRPLSKLHAVYADTYRMCCPANLPENFDLNQCVSPPDRISSCDSLLGSTVLRASVSVYTIVAVTGNTLILLHHTYIRKVDMAVCFNTLLINLCVADLMMGVYLTIISVADQAFLGHYLWMDVAWRNGAACRLAGFLAVLSRQASAFIVCLITLDRLLAIVFPVSSARFRRSAGWMVCTLSWVAGLCVASLSVLQAPSSDTMYSQSGLCIPLPTDRLDNRKEIVALKVVFVFNLLLVLLIVFGNVFIFWTVFSTNLLFSDTRPKSRELIIARRVNLLDAVDATCWCINLFGLLPFLSSNVGVNLIIFVLPLPSVLNPLLYSYSFISEHMEKKREEELRKWLQLESRQKDLGRKTCRKKCSNSSGIDYQ